A single window of Balaenoptera acutorostrata chromosome X, mBalAcu1.1, whole genome shotgun sequence DNA harbors:
- the MED12 gene encoding mediator of RNA polymerase II transcription subunit 12 isoform X5 encodes MAAFGILSYEHRPLKRPRLGPPDVYPQDPKQKEDELTALNVKQGFNNQPAVSGDEHGSAKNVNFNPAKISSNFSSIIAEKLRCNTLPDTGRRKPQVNQKDNFWLVTARSQSAINTWFTDLAGTKPLTQLAKKVPIFSKKEEVFGYLAKYTVPVMRAAWLIKMTCAYYAAITETKVKKRHVIDPFMEWTQIITKYLWEQLQKMAEYYRPGPSGSGGCGSTIGPLPHDVEVAIRQWDYNEKLAMFMFQDGMLDRHEFLTWVLECFEKIRPGEDELLKLLLPLLLRYSGEFVQSAYLSRRLAYFCTRRLALQLDGVSSHSSHVMSAQSTSTLPTTPAPQPPTSSTPSTPFSDLLMCPQHRPLVFGLSCILQTILLCCPSALVWHYSLTDSRIKTGSPLDHLPIAPSNLPMPEGNSAFTQQVRAKLREIEQQIKERGQAVEVRWSFDKCQEATAGFTIGRVLHTLEVLDSHSFERSDFSNSLDSLCNRIFGLGPSKDGHEISSDDDAVVSLLCEWAVSCKRSGRHRAMVVAKLLEKRQAEIEAERCGESEAADEKGSIASGSLSAPSAPIFQDVLLQFLDTQAPMLTDPRSESERVEFFNLVLLFCELIRHDVFSHNMYTCTLISRGDLAFGAPGPRPPSPFDDPADDPERKEAEGSSSSKLEDPGLSESMDIDPSSSVLFEDMEKPDFSLFSPTMPCEGKGSPSPEKPDVEKEVKPPPKEKLEGTLGVLYDQPRHVQYATHFPIPQEESCSHECNQRLVVLFGVGKQRDDARHAIKKITKDILKVLNRKGTAETDQLAPIVPLNPGDLTFLGGEDGQKRRRNRPEAFPTAEDIFAKFQHLSHYDQHQVTAQVSRNVLEQITSFALGMSYHLPLVQHVQFIFDLMEYSLSISGLIDFAIQLLNELSVVEAELLLKSSDLVGSYTTSLCLCIVAVLRHYHACLILNQDQMAQVFEGLCGVVKHGMNRSDGSSAERCILAYLYDLYTSCSHLKSKFGELFSDFCSKVKNTIYCNVEPSESNMRWAPEFMIDTLENPAAHTFTYTGLGKSLSENPANRYSFVCNALMHVCVGHHDPDRVNDIAILCAELTGYCKSLSAEWLGVLKALCCSSNNGTCGFNDLLCNVDVSDLSFHDSLATFVAILIARQCLLLEDLIRCAAIPSLLNAACSEQDSEPGARLTCRILLHLFKTPQLNPCQSDGNKPTVGIRSSCDRHLLAASQNRIVDGAVFAVLKAVFVLGDAELKGSGFTVTGGTEELPEEEGGGGSGGRRQGGRNISVETASLDVYAKYVLRSICQQEWVGERCLKSLCEDSNDLQDPVLSSAQAQRLMQLICYPHRLLDNEDGENPQRQRIKRILQNLDQWTMRQSSLELQLMIKQTPNNEMNSLLENIAKATIEVFQQSAETGSSSGNTASNMPSSSKTKPVLSSLERSGVWLVAPLIAKLPTSVQGHVLKAAGEELEKGQHLGSSSRKERDRQKQKSMSLLSQQPFLSLVLTCLKGQDEQREGLLTSLYSQVHQIVNNWRDDQYLDDCKPKQLMHEALKLRLNLVGGMFDTVQRSTQQTTEWAVLLLEIIISGTVDMQSNNELFTTVLDMLSVLINGTLAADMSSISQGSMEENKRAYMNLVKKLRKELGERQSDSLEKVRQLLPLPKQTRDVITCEPQGSLIDTKGNKIAGFDSIFKKEGLQVSTKQKISPWDLFEGLKPSAPLSWGWFGTVRVDRRVARGEEQQRLLLYHTHLRPRPRAYYLEPLPLPPEDEEPPAPALLEPEKKAPEPPKTDKPGAAPPSTEERKKKSTKGKKRSQPAAKTEPSPLPPVPFTQDYGMGPGRSGPYGVTVPPDLLHHTNPGSISHLSYRQGSIGLYTQNQPLPAGGPRVDPYRPVRLPMQKLPTRPPYPGVLPTTMTGVMGLEPSSYKTPVYRQQQPAVPQGQRLRQQLQAKIQSQGMLGQSSVHQMTPSSSYGLQTSQGYTPYVSHVGLQQHTGPAGTMVPPSYSSQPYQSTHSSTNPTLVDATRHLQQRPSGYVHQQAPTYGHGLTSTQRFSHQTLQQTPMIGTMTPLGAQGVQAGVRSASILPEQQQQQQQQQQQQQQQQQQQQQQQQQQQYHIRQQQQQQILRQQQQQQQQQQQQQQQQQQQQQQQQQQQQAHQQQQQQAAPPQPQPQSQPQFQRQGLQQTQQQQQTAALVRQLQQQLSNTQPQPSTNIFGRY; translated from the exons GTCAACTTCAATCCTGCCAAG ATCAGTTCCAACTTCAGCAGCATTATTGCAGAGAAGTTACGTTGTAACACCCTCCCTGACACCGGTAGAAGGAAGCCCCAGGTGAACCAGAAGGACAACTTCTGGCTGGTGACTGCACGATCCCAGAGTGCCATTAACACCTGGTTCACCGATCTGGCTGGCACCAAGCCACTCACACAACTAGCCAAAAAG GTCCCCATTTTCAGTAAGAAGGAAGAAGTGTTTGGGTACTTGGCCAAGTACACAGTGCCTGTGATGCGGGCTGCCTGGCTCATTAAGATGACCTGTGCCTACTATGCAGCGATCACAGAGACCAAGGTTAAGAAGAGACATGTCATTGACCCTTTCATGG AATGGACTCAGATCATCACCAAGTACTTATGGGAGCAGCTGCAAAAGATGGCTGAATACTACCGGCCAGGGCCTTCCGGAAGCGGGGGCTGTGGTTCTACTATAGGGCCCTTGCCCCATGATGTAGAGGTGGCAATCCGGCAGTGGGACTACAATGAGAAGCTGGCCATGTTCATGTTTCAG GACGGAATGCTGGACAGACATGAGTTCCTGACCTGGGTACTTGAGTGTTTTGAGAAAATCCGCCCTGGAGAGGATGAATTGCTTAAACTGCTGCTGCCCCTGCTGCTTCGA TACTCTGGGGAATTCGTTCAGTCTGCATACCTCTCCCGCCGCCTTGCCTACTTCTGTACACGGAGACTGGCCCTGCAGCTGGATGGCGTGAGCAGTCACTCATCTCATGTGATGTCTGCTCAGTCAACAAGCACACTGCCCACGACCCCTGCTCCTCAGCCCCCAACTAGCAGCACACCCTCTACACCCTTTAGTGACCTGCTTATGTGCCCTCAGCACCGGCCCCTAGTTTTTGGCCTCAGCTGTATCCTTCAG ACCATCCTCCTGTGTTGTCCTAGTGCCCTGGTTTGGCACTACTCGCTGACTGATAGCCGAATCAAGACTGGCTCACCACTTGACCACCTGCCTATTGCCCCCTCCAACCTGCCCATGCCAGAGGGCAACAGTGCCTTCACTCAGCAG GTCCGTGCAAAGTTGCGGGAGATTGAGCAGCAGATCAAGGAGCGAGGACAGGCCGTTGAGGTTCGCTGGTCTTTTGATAAGTGCCAAGAAGCTACTGCAG GCTTCACCATTGGACGGGTGCTCCATACTTTGGAAGTGCTGGACAGCCATAGTTTTGAGCGCTCTGACTTCAGCAACTCTCTTGATTCCCTCTGTAATCGAATCTTTGGATTGGGGCCTAGCAAGGATGGGCACGAG ATCTCCTCAGATGATGATGCTGTGGTATCATTACTGTGTGAATGGGCTGTCAGCTGCAAGCGCTCTGGTCGTCATCGTGCGATGGTGGTAGCCAAGCTACTGGAGAAGAGACAGGCAGAGATTGAGGCTGAG CGTTGTGGAGAATCGGAAGCCGCAGATGAGAAGGGTTCCATAGCCTCTGGCTCCCTTTCTGCTCCTAGTGCTCCCATTTTCCAGGATGTCCTCCTGCAATTTCTGGATACACAGGCTCCCATGCTGA CGGACCCCCGAAGTGAGAGCGAGCGAGTGGAGTTCTTTAACTTGGTACTGCTGTTCTGTGAACTGATTCGACATGATGTTTTCTCCCACAACATGTACACTTGCACCCTCATCTCCCGAGGGGACCTTGCCTTCGGAGCCCCTGGTCCCCGGCCTCCCTCTCCCTTTGATGACCCTGCCGATGACCCCGAGCGCAAGGAGGCtgagggcagcagcagcagcaagctGGAG GATCCAGGGCTCTCGGAGTCTATGGACATCGACCCTAGCTCCAGTGTGCTCTTTGAGGACATGGAGAAGCCTGATTTCTCA TTGTTCTCCCCCACTATGCCCTGTGAGGGGAAGGGCAGTCCATCCCCTGAGAAACCAGATGTTGAGAAGGAGGTGAAGCCCCCACCCAAGGAGAAGCTAGAAGGGACCCTTGGGGTTCTTTATGACCAGCCGCGGCATGTGCAGTATGCCACGCACTTTCCCATCCCCCAG GAGGAGTCATGCAGCCATGAGTGCAACCAGCGGTTGGTCGTACTGTTTGGGGTGGGAAAGCAGCGAGATGATGCCCGCCATGCCATCAAGAAAATTACCAAGGATATCCTGAAGGTTCTGAACCGCAAAGGGACAGCGGAAACTG ACCAGCTTGCTCCTATTGTGCCTCTGAATCCTGGAGACCTGACATTCTTAG GTGGGGAGGACGGGCAGAAGCGGCGGCGCAACCGGCCTGAAGCCTTCCCCACTGCCGAGGATATCTTTGCTAAGTTCCAGCACCTTTCGCATTATGACCAACACCAGGTCACGGCTCAG GTCTCCCGGAATGTTCTGGAGCAGATTACGAGCTTTGCCCTTGGTATGTCGTACCACTTGCCTCTGGTGCAGCATGTGCAGTTCATCTTCGACCTCATGGAATATTCACTCAGCATCAGTGGCCTCATCGACTTTGCCATTCAG CTACTGAATGAACTGAGTGTAGTTGAGGCCGAGTTGCTTCTCAAATCCTCAGATCTGGTGGGCAGTTACACCACCAGCCTGTGCCTGTGCATCGTGGCTGTCCTGCGGCACTATCACGCCTGCCTCATCCTcaaccaggaccagatggcacaGGTCTTTGAGGG GCTGTGTGGCGTAGTCAAGCACGGGATGAACCGGTCCGATGGCTCCTCCGCAGAGCGCTGTATCCTTGCTTATCTCTATGATCTGTACACCTCCTGTAGCCATTTAAAGAGCAAATTTGGGGAGCTCTTCAG CGACTTCTGCTCCAAGGTGAAGAACACCATCTACTGCAACGTGGAGCCGTCAGAATCCAACATGCGCTGGGCACCCGAGTTCATGATTGACACTCTGGAGAACCCTGCCGCTCACACCTTCACCTACACAGGGCTAGGCAAGAGTCTTAGTGAGAACCCTGCTAACCGCTACAGCTTTGTCTGCAATGCCCTTATGCACGTCTGTGTGGGGCACCATGATCCCGATAG GGTGAATGACATCGCAATCCTGTGTGCAGAGCTGACCGGCTATTGCAAGTCACTGAGTGCAGAGTGGCTGGGAGTGCTTAAGGCCTTGTGCTGCTCCTCTAACAATGGCACTTGTGGTTTCAACGACCTCCTCTGCAATGTAGAT GTCAGTGACCTGTCTTTTCATGACTCCCTGGCCACTTTTGTTGCCATCCTTATCGCTCGGCAGTGTTTGCTACTGGAGGATCTGATTCGCTGTGCAGCCATCCCTTCACTCCTTAATGCTG CTTGCAGTGAGCAGGACTCTGAGCCGGGGGCCCGGCTTACCTGCCGCATCCTCCTCCACCTTTTCAAGACACCTCAACTCAATCCTTGCCAGTCGGACGGAA ACAAGCCTACGGTAGGAATCCGCTCCTCCTGTGACCGCCACCTGCTGGCTGCCTCCCAGAACCGCATTGTGGATGGAGCTGTGTTTGCTGTTCTCAAGGCTGTGTTTGTACTTG GGGATGCGGAACTGAAGGGTTCAGGCTTCACTGTGACAGGAGGAACAGAAGAACttccagaggaggagggaggaggtggcagtGGCGGTCGGAGGCAGGGTGGCCGCAACATCTCTGTGGAGACAGCCAGTCTGGATGTCTATGCCAAGTACGTGCTACGCAGCATCTGCCAGCAG GAATGGGTAGGAGAACGTTGCCTTAAATCGCTGTGTGAGGACAGCAATGATTTGCAAGACCCAGTGTTGAGTAGCGCCCAGGCCCAGCGCCTCATGCAGCTCATCTGCTACCCACATCGGCTGCTGGACAATGAGGATGGGGAAAACCCCCAGCGGCAACGCATTAAGCGTATTCTCCAG AACTTGGACCAGTGGACCATGCGCCAGTCTTCCTTGGAGCTGCAGCTCATGATCAAGCAGACCCCTAACAAT GAGATGAACTCCCTCTTAGAGAACATCGCCAAGGCCACAATCGAGGTTTTCCAACAGTCTGCAGAGACAGGGTCATCTTCTGGAAACACTGCAAGCAACATGCCCAGCAGCAGCAAGACCAAGCCCGTGCTCAG CTCCCTAGAGCGCTCTGGTGTGTGGCTGGTGGCTCCTCTCATTGCCAAACTGCCCACCTCAGTCCAGGGGCATGTGTTAAAGGCTGCTGGGGAAGAATTGGAGAAGGGCCAGCACCTGGGTTCCTCTTCACGCAAAGAACGTGATCGACAAAAGCAGAAGAG CATGTCCCTGTTGAGCCAGCAGCCCTTCTTATCCCTGGTGCTGACGTGTCTGAAGGGTCAGGACGAGCAGCGCGAGGGACTCCTTACCTCCCTCTACAGCCAGGTCCACCAG ATTGTGAATAATTGGAGAGATGACCAGTACTTAGACGATTGCAAGCCAAAGCAGCTAATGCATGAGGCGCTCAAACTGCGGCTCAACCTG GTGGGGGGCATGTTTGACACGGTGCAGCGCAGCACCCAGCAGACCACAGAGTGGGCTGTGCTCCTCCTGGAGATCATCATCAGCGGCACTGTCGACATGCAGTCCAACAA TGAGCTCTTCACCACCGTCTTGGACATGCTGAGCGTGCTCATCAATGGCACCCTAGCTGCGGACATGTCCAGCATCTCCCAGGGCAGCATGGAGGAAAACAAGCGTGCCTACATGAACCTGGTGAAGAAGCTGCGG AAGGAGTTGGGGGAGCGCCAGTCAGACAGTCTGGAAAAAGTTCGCCAGCTGCTGCCACTGCCCAAGCAGACCCGAGATGTCATCACGTGTGAGCCGCAGGGCTCCCTTATCGACACCAAAGGCAACAAGATTGCCGGCTTTGACTCCATCTTCAAGAAGGAG GGTCTACAGGTTTCCACCAAACAAAAGATCTCCCCCTGGGATCTTTTTGAAGGCTTGAAGCCATCAGCGCCACTGTCTTGGGGCTGGTTTGGAACAGTCCGGGTGGACCGGCGCGTGGCCCGCGGAGAGGAGCAGCAGCGGCTGCTGCTGTACCACACGCACCTGAGGCCCCGGCCCCGCGCCTATTACCTGgagccgctgccgctgccgccggAAGATgaggagcccccagcccccgccctgcTGGAGCCTGAGAAAAAGGCTCCAGAGCCCCCCAAAACTGACAAACCTGGGGCCGCTCCCCCCAGCACCGAGGAACGCAAGAAGAAGTCCACCAAGGGCAAGAAACGCAGCCAGCCGGCCGCCAAGACAGAG ccctctccccttcctcctgtgcCGTTCACACAGGACTATGGAATGGGCCCAGGCCGGAGTGGCCCCTATGGAGTGACAGTGCCTCCGGACCTCCTGCACCACACCAACCCTGGCTCCATATCCCACCTTAGCTACAGGCAGGGCTCCATAGGCCTCTACACCCAGAACCAGCCGCTGCCGGCAG GTGGCCCCCGTGTGGACCCGTACCGCCCTGTGCGGTTACCGATGCAGAAGCTGCCGACCCGACCACCTTACCCTGGAGTGCTGCCCACCACTATGACTGGCGTCATGGGACTGGAACCCTCCTCCTACAAGACGCCTGTGTACCGACAGCAGCAGCCTGCGGTGCCCCAAGGACAGCGCCTTCGCCAACAGCTCCAGGCAAAGATA CAGAGTCAGGGGATGTTGGGACAGTCATCTGTCCATCAGATGACTCCCAGCTCTTCCTACGGTTTGCAGACCTCCCAG ggCTATACTCCTTACGTTTCTCATGTGGGATTGCAGCAACACACAGGCCCCGCAGGTACCATGGTGCCCCCCAGCTACTCCAGCCAGCCTTATCAGAGCACCCACTCTTCTACCAATCCTACTCTTGTAGATGCTACCCGCCACCTGCAGCAGCGGCCCAGTGGCTATGTGCACCAGCAGGCCCCAACCTACGGACATGGGCTGACCTCCACTCAAAG GTTTTCCCACCAGACACTGCAGCAAACACCCATGATAGGCACAATGACCCCACTGGGCGCCCAGGGTGTCCAGGCCGGCGTCCGGTCGGCTTCCATCCTGcctgagcagcagcagcagcagcagcaacagcagcagcagcagcagcagcagcagcaacagcagcagcagcagcaacagcagcaacagtACCACAtccggcagcagcagcagcagcagatcCTGCGG cagcagcagcagcagcagcaacagcagcagcagcagcagcagcagcaacagcagcagcagcagcagcagcaacagcagcagcaagcacaccagcagcagcagcagcaggcagctcctccccagccccagccccagtcccAGCCCCAG TTCCAGCGCCAGGGGCTTCAGCAGACCCAGCAACAACAGCAGACAGCAGCTTTGGTCCGGCAGCTCCAACAACAGCTCTCCA ATACCCAGCCACAGCCCAGTACCAACATATTTGGACGCTACTGA